In the Bacteroidota bacterium genome, one interval contains:
- a CDS encoding GNAT family N-acetyltransferase has translation MIELLEKKHNRKDFDCGKEILNNYLRNQAGQDVKRKLSACFVFTEKGTNNIKGYYTLSNNSIPLKNFPEQIQKKFPKSYVSIPTTLLGRLAIDTKFQGKGLGKILLIDALKRSYKISKTIGSFAVVVDPIDKEAERFYEKYDFIKLPDSGKMFIATQTLNKLFD, from the coding sequence ATGATTGAGCTTTTAGAAAAGAAGCACAATCGAAAAGATTTTGACTGTGGCAAAGAGATTTTGAACAATTATCTAAGAAATCAAGCAGGGCAAGATGTAAAAAGAAAACTATCTGCCTGTTTTGTTTTTACAGAAAAGGGAACCAATAACATAAAGGGATATTACACCCTGTCAAACAACAGTATTCCACTAAAGAACTTTCCTGAACAGATTCAAAAAAAATTCCCAAAATCTTATGTTTCAATTCCCACTACCCTTCTCGGAAGGTTGGCAATTGACACCAAATTTCAAGGGAAAGGGCTGGGTAAAATTTTATTGATTGACGCATTGAAAAGGAGCTATAAAATCTCGAAAACGATTGGCTCATTTGCGGTAGTTGTTGACCCTATAGACAAAGAAGCAGAAAGGTTTTACGAAAAGTATGACTTCATAAAATTACCAGATAGTGGAAAAATGTTTATTGCAACCCAAACACTAAATAAACTTTTCGATTAA
- a CDS encoding DUF1778 domain-containing protein: MATTIKEQARFDTRLPKEQKQFFEKAAYLGGYRNLTDFIVQTVQEKAKEIIKEKEQIIASERDSQIFFDAITKPKGPSKALKNALDDYNAFVSNPEK, translated from the coding sequence ATGGCTACAACGATTAAAGAACAAGCAAGATTTGACACAAGACTTCCAAAAGAACAAAAGCAATTTTTTGAGAAAGCTGCATATTTGGGAGGTTACAGAAACCTGACAGATTTTATTGTTCAAACTGTCCAGGAAAAGGCAAAAGAAATTATAAAGGAAAAGGAACAAATAATTGCCTCGGAAAGAGATAGCCAAATTTTTTTTGATGCAATAACTAAGCCAAAAGGACCATCAAAGGCACTAAAAAATGCTTTAGATGATTATAATGCTTTTGTCTCAAATCCTGAAAAATGA